One segment of Carya illinoinensis cultivar Pawnee chromosome 13, C.illinoinensisPawnee_v1, whole genome shotgun sequence DNA contains the following:
- the LOC122290718 gene encoding fasciclin-like arabinogalactan protein 12, translated as MINQSFLSLSLLVLLFHSTTTLAQPALAPAPPGPTNVTKILEKAGQFTILIRLLKSTKVADQINQQLNDSNNGITFFAPTDNAFSSLKSGTLNGLNDQQKVQLIQFHILPNFLSLTNFQTVSNPVRTQAGDTGPGLYPLNVTTSGHQVNISSGLVNTTVGGTVYTDNQLAVYQIDSVLLPQDIFAPKPPAPAPAPAQPKAKTKKKTASSPAGAASVDASDALSLTRHGMLMSIGVAMIAALSL; from the coding sequence ATGATCAATCAGTCTTTCTTATCCCTCTCACTTCTTGTTTTGCTATTCCATTCCACCACAACCTTAGCCCAGCCAGCACTGGCGCCGGCACCTCCCGGCCCTACCAATGTCACCAAAATCCTTGAAAAGGCAGGCCAGTTCACGATCTTAATCCGCCTCTTGAAGAGCACCAAAGTGGCTGACCAAATCAACCAGCAGCTCAACGATTCAAACAATGGCATAACCTTTTTTGCTCCAACTGATAACGCATTTTCGAGCCTCAAATCAGGCACTCTTAATGGTTTAAATGACCAACAAAAAGTCCAGCTTATACAATTCCATATCTTGCCCAACTTTCTTTCTCTGACAAACTTCCAAACTGTGAGTAATCCAGTGCGGACACAGGCTGGAGATACCGGCCCCGGCTTGTACCCTCTAAATGTGACCACTTCAGGTCACCAAGTGAACATCTCTTCTGGGCTTGTCAACACCACAGTGGGAGGTACAGTATATACAGATAATCAGCTAGCTGTTTATCAAATAGACTCGGTGCTTCTTCCCCAGGACATTTTTGCTCCTAAGCCTCCGGCACCAGCCCCTGCTCCTGCCCAGCCCAAGGCTAAAACTAAGAAGAAGACGGCTTCTAGTCCTGCTGGTGCTGCCTCGGTTGATGCATCTGATGCATTGAGCCTCACCCGGCACGGTATGCTGATGTCCATTGGAGTTGCCATGATTGCAGCACTGTCTTTGTGA
- the LOC122291390 gene encoding fasciclin-like arabinogalactan protein 12: protein MLFSLQHTSITPSNLRFNLASANFPTEKHTTMHKKMRNQAFFYFSLVFLCYSTTTLGQPAQAPALPALAPAQPANAPTKAADAPTPPGPPDVTKILQKAGGFTILIRLLKRSAVADQIKGQLNDTKNGFTLFAPTDAAFSSLKSGTLNSLSDEEKIRLIQFHTLPTYYSLENFQTVSNPLRTQAGDTNPGDYPLNVTSVGNQVNISTGLVNASVSGTVYSDHQLAVYQVDKVLLPLDIFVAKPPVPAPAPAPTKPKKKTAGSPESSTTATTTSTVVNSDAVRFTEQAVMVSVGVSVFVAALSMR from the coding sequence ATGCTCTTCTCCCTTCAGCACACATCAATCACTCCCAGCAACTTACGTTTCAATCTTGCATCTGCAAATTTCCCAACCGAAAAGCATACCACCATGCATAAAAAGATGAGAAATCAAGCCTTCTTCTACTTCTCACTTGTTTTTCTCTGCTACAGCACCACAACTTTAGGCCAGCCAGCTCAGGCCCCAGCCTTGCCTGCGTTGGCTCCAGCTCAGCCTGCCAATGCTCCAACTAAGGCTGCTGATGCTCCTACCCCACCTGGCCCTCCCGATGTCACcaaaattctccaaaaggcTGGCGGGTTCACGATCCTAATCCGCCTCTTAAAGAGGAGTGCAGTGGCGGACCAAATCAAAGGGCAGCTCAACGATACAAAGAATGGCTTTACTCTTTTTGCTCCAACAGACGCTGCATTTTCAAGCCTTAAATCCGGTACTCTAAATTCTCTCAGTGATGAAGAAAAGATCCGGCTCATACAGTTTCACACCTTACCAACTTATTATTCTTTGGAAAACTTCCAAACCGTGAGCAACCCATTGAGAACACAGGCAGGAGATACCAACCCTGGTGATTATCCATTAAATGTGACCTCAGTCGGAAACCAAGTAAACATTTCGACGGGTCTTGTCAATGCCTCAGTGAGCGGTACAGTATATTCTGATCATCAGCTTGCTGTTTATCAAGTGGACAAAGTTCTTCTTCCTTTGGATATTTTTGTCGCAAAGCCTCCGGTACCAGCACCAGCACCGGCCCCAACCAAACCTAAGAAGAAGACAGCAGGCAGCCCAGAGAGCAGTACTACTGCTACTACTACTTCTACAGTGGTTAACTCTGATGCAGTGAGATTCACAGAGCAAGCAGTAATGGTGTCTGTCGgagtttctgtttttgttgcTGCATTATCTATgcgataa